One window of Lawsonibacter asaccharolyticus genomic DNA carries:
- a CDS encoding phage protein, which produces MTEKKVKTLTQKQQKALSALLTNPTKEAAAKAAGIESKTLRRYLTDPEFQAEYQKAVSGMIEDAATQARQSLNPALSCLREIVEDGGETATARISAARSLLEYGLRLTEIADIMKQLEELEQWRSETDGKH; this is translated from the coding sequence ATGACCGAAAAGAAGGTGAAAACACTGACACAGAAACAGCAAAAAGCCCTGTCCGCCCTGCTGACGAATCCAACGAAGGAGGCGGCGGCAAAGGCAGCGGGCATTGAATCCAAGACTCTGCGCCGTTATCTCACAGACCCGGAGTTTCAAGCGGAGTATCAAAAAGCGGTTTCCGGGATGATCGAAGATGCAGCAACACAAGCGCGGCAGAGCCTAAACCCGGCGCTGTCTTGTTTGCGAGAGATTGTGGAGGATGGAGGAGAAACGGCAACGGCCAGAATTTCAGCAGCCCGATCCCTTTTAGAATATGGCTTACGGCTGACGGAGATTGCGGACATTATGAAACAGTTGGAAGAGCTTGAGCAATGGAGGAGTGAAACCGATGGCAAGCACTAA
- a CDS encoding sigma-70 region 4: protein MTNEELARAIQGGDKDKLLELWGAVRRFAHDRAYRWTMAVGGRAGLSVDDFEQGAFLALLEALEGWEDRGGSFLTWYGLKLRGAFSEASGQRTKRDQLDPIQSAVSLETPLVDREGDLLYLEDVIPDPRAEEALESIGEWEALHRAVDGLPEHQRTVIRRRYWLEQKVDHKIHAAALRALRHPRNSRELRAYF from the coding sequence ATGACCAATGAAGAACTAGCGAGGGCGATCCAGGGCGGGGATAAGGACAAGCTGCTGGAGCTGTGGGGAGCCGTGCGGCGGTTTGCCCATGATCGGGCGTATCGGTGGACTATGGCGGTAGGCGGCCGGGCGGGGCTGTCTGTGGATGATTTCGAGCAGGGGGCCTTTCTTGCACTTCTAGAAGCCCTGGAGGGCTGGGAGGATAGGGGCGGGTCATTCCTCACATGGTACGGTCTAAAGCTCAGAGGGGCCTTTTCTGAGGCCAGCGGACAGCGTACAAAGCGGGACCAGCTGGACCCCATTCAATCAGCGGTCAGCCTGGAGACGCCCCTTGTGGACAGGGAGGGGGATCTTCTGTACCTGGAGGACGTGATACCGGACCCCAGAGCGGAGGAAGCCCTGGAGAGCATCGGAGAGTGGGAGGCACTTCACAGGGCTGTGGACGGCCTGCCAGAGCATCAGAGGACGGTGATCCGGCGGCGGTATTGGCTGGAGCAGAAGGTGGACCACAAGATACACGCCGCTGCTCTGCGGGCTCTGCGTCACCCCAGGAACAGCCGGGAGCTGCGGGCATATTTCTAA
- a CDS encoding DNA binding domain excisionase family — MDKLEPLAVSAPEAARLLGVSKPTVYQMMNREDFPAFKVGARTLISVEGLREWIRKQVNE, encoded by the coding sequence ATGGACAAGCTGGAGCCTTTGGCTGTCTCTGCACCCGAAGCCGCACGGCTACTGGGAGTAAGTAAACCAACAGTATATCAAATGATGAATCGAGAAGATTTCCCAGCCTTCAAAGTCGGAGCTAGGACACTGATCTCTGTGGAAGGGCTGCGGGAGTGGATCAGAAAGCAGGTGAACGAATGA
- a CDS encoding DNA-binding helix-turn-helix protein, which translates to MARKNVTDDFKVFPERLSMLMKEQGVTQERLAHDLGIKRQTVGLYKNGQSMPDAAQLRNIAVFFNVSSDWLLGLTDFREQDNARVLAKDLGFSEQAIKVLTEHVEHFGNKYLIPTLNLLIEQETMPPDGFSVIAFDGISADEYAQLEQEAERNYERECEEWEKKKYIPILTDIEDFLSIKHDAENKYDITKEQILPKKQKSGLKGIRLNAIRTIPASDIAEKVLLSDIEEGLKKLKNLRLSSIEE; encoded by the coding sequence TTGGCAAGAAAAAATGTCACCGATGATTTTAAGGTATTTCCTGAGCGGCTTTCGATGTTGATGAAAGAACAGGGCGTAACACAAGAGAGGTTAGCCCATGATCTAGGAATAAAGCGTCAAACCGTTGGCTTATACAAAAACGGACAATCCATGCCAGATGCAGCACAGTTAAGGAATATTGCCGTTTTTTTTAATGTGTCATCAGATTGGCTTTTGGGATTAACTGATTTTAGAGAACAAGATAATGCAAGGGTATTGGCAAAAGATTTGGGCTTTTCGGAACAGGCAATTAAGGTTTTAACAGAGCATGTTGAACATTTTGGGAACAAATATCTAATACCAACCTTAAATCTCCTCATTGAACAGGAGACCATGCCACCGGATGGCTTTTCAGTTATTGCTTTTGATGGAATATCCGCAGATGAATATGCTCAATTAGAACAAGAAGCAGAAAGAAACTATGAAAGAGAATGTGAAGAGTGGGAAAAAAAGAAATATATCCCCATTTTAACTGATATTGAGGACTTCCTTTCAATTAAACATGATGCAGAAAACAAATATGATATAACAAAAGAACAAATATTACCCAAAAAGCAAAAGAGTGGACTTAAAGGTATTCGTTTAAATGCAATTCGGACAATCCCCGCATCTGATATTGCAGAAAAAGTTTTGCTTTCAGATATTGAGGAGGGGCTAAAGAAATTAAAAAATTTGCGATTAAGTTCTATTGAAGAATAA